The Candidatus Methylomirabilota bacterium DNA segment TATGGACTTGGTCACCGCGATAGGGGCGGTCGCGGCCAGCCTTGGGAATGTGGGGCCTGGGCTCGGCGGGGTGGGACCGGCGGAGACCTACGCGGCGATTCACCCCTTGGGAAAGTGGATCCTCAGTGCCTGTATGGTCTTGGGCCGTCTCGAACTCTTCACGGTGCTTGTTCTCTTCACCCCAGACCTCTGGCGTAGCCTCGTCTGGCGCAAATGAGGGGCAAATCTCCTTGACAGAGCAGGGTGCGGTGGCTACTCTCGATTTAGAGCGTTCAGTACAGGAGAAATCGCATGTTCGGCATCGGGATGCCCGAGCTGATCGTCATTTTCATCGTGGCCCTTTTGGTCTTTGGTCCGAAGAAGCTCCCGGACCTGGGCAAGGCCTTGGGCCGGGGGCTCGCGGAATTCAAGCGAGCTTCCGAGGATCTCAAGGAGAGCCTGACCACCGATTTCAGCTTGGAGGAAGAGGAAAAACCTCCAACGCAACCGCGTCCCCCCGCCGAAGGACCCTCTTCCCCTCCCGAGCCTCCTCCTTCCAAGGACGATCTGGCCGATGCCTCATGAGAAGATGCCCTTCCTCTCCCACCTGGAGGAGCTCCGAAAGCGCTTGATCGCCTCGCTCATCGCCATCGGCGTCGGCTTCGCCGTCTCCTTTCACTTCTCCGAGCAGATCATGGCTTTCCTCAAGCGCATTCTCACGACCAGCTTTGTCATCCAGAAAACTTACCCCTTCGTGGTCACCACCACGAAGCCCCCGCCACAGTTGATCTTCGTGGCGCCAGCCGAAGCCTTCTGGGCTCATATTAAAATCGGCTTTCTCGCCGGGCTCCTGCTGGCCATTCCCCTTATTCTTTACGAGTTGTGGCGTTTCGTCAGCCCTGGCCTTGTTGAGCGAGAGCGGCGCTACGCGCTCCCCTTTGTCGTCCTGGGGACCCTCTTCTTTTTTTTTGGCCTTTCCTTCTGCTATTTTGTCGTCCTCCCGTTCGCCATGGATTTCCTCCTCACTTATAAGACCGAGCATCTGACCCCGATGCTCTCTATCGGTCTCTTTATCGATTTCATCGTCAAGTTCCTCCTTGCCTTCGGCCTCATTTTTCAGCTCCCCCTCCTCATGAGCCTTGCGGCCCGGCTTGGTTTGGTCACCTCCAAGTTTCTCTCCCGCAACCGCAAGTACGCCATTCTGTTAAGCTTCGTGATCGCCGCCATCCTGACCCCCACCCCGGATATCTTCAACCAGACTCTCATGGCCGGTCCCCTCTGCCTCCTGTACGAGGTGGGGATCTGGGCTGTCCGGATCATCGAGAAGATGCGGCGCTCCCCCGCCCCGCAGGAGGCCCCTGAGGGGGTCTAGCGCTTGGTGCTGGATGATAACCTTGGGCTTTGGGGGGGAGAGAAAAGGGGAAGACTAGGCGAGCTCGAGCATCCGGTGGATAGCGGTCCGAGCGCTGGTGGCGATGTCCTCCGGGACCTTCACCTGAAAGACTGTCTCCTTGAGCGACCATAGGACCTTTTCCAGGGTGATCCGCTTCATGTATTCGCAGACCGCATCCTCCTTGAGAGGGACAAAGGCCTTATCTGGGTTGTCCTTTTGGAGGGGGTAGAGGATGCCGGTCTCGGTGGCCACGATGAATTTCATGGCTGGAGAAGCCTTGCTCCGCCGGATCATGCCGCTGGTGGAGAGGATGTGGATTCTGTCCTGCATGCCGGGCGCCTCTTGGGCAAAGGTCATACAGTTCGTAGTGCAACCGCACTCCGGATGG contains these protein-coding regions:
- the tatA gene encoding twin-arginine translocase TatA/TatE family subunit; this encodes MFGIGMPELIVIFIVALLVFGPKKLPDLGKALGRGLAEFKRASEDLKESLTTDFSLEEEEKPPTQPRPPAEGPSSPPEPPPSKDDLADAS
- the tatC gene encoding twin-arginine translocase subunit TatC produces the protein MPHEKMPFLSHLEELRKRLIASLIAIGVGFAVSFHFSEQIMAFLKRILTTSFVIQKTYPFVVTTTKPPPQLIFVAPAEAFWAHIKIGFLAGLLLAIPLILYELWRFVSPGLVERERRYALPFVVLGTLFFFFGLSFCYFVVLPFAMDFLLTYKTEHLTPMLSIGLFIDFIVKFLLAFGLIFQLPLLMSLAARLGLVTSKFLSRNRKYAILLSFVIAAILTPTPDIFNQTLMAGPLCLLYEVGIWAVRIIEKMRRSPAPQEAPEGV